Part of the Faecalibacterium duncaniae genome, CATATTCCACACACTGGCCCAGATACATGACCATGATCTCGTGGCTGATGTGCTTGACCACGCTCAGATCGTGGGTGATAAAGACATAGGTCAGCTTTTTCTCATCCTGCAGATCCATCAGCAGATTCAGGATCTGTGCCTGAATGGAAACGTCCAGTGCAGAGACCGGCTCGTCGCAGATGATGAACTCCGGGTCCATGGCCAATGCGCGGCCGATGCCGATGCGCTGGCGGCGGCCGCCGTCCAGCTCGTGGCTGAAACTCTCTGCATAACGCTCATCCAGACCAACGGTCTCCATGATTTCGGCGATGCGGGCATCGTATTCGTCACGGTTTTTGCAGGCTTTATAGATCTTCAGCGGTTCTCCGATCAGTTCCTTCACGCTCTTGCGGGGATCCAGCGAACCGGACGGATCCTGGAAGATCATCTGCATCCGGGCACGGATGGGCTTGAGTTCCTTGGCATTCAGTTTGGTGATGTCGGTGCCG contains:
- a CDS encoding ABC transporter ATP-binding protein; this translates as MEEKVLIEAKNLKKYFKVGANSQLHAVDGVNFKIKRGTTLGVVGESGCGKSTLGRLLLRLYDVTDGQIIYDGTDITKLNAKELKPIRARMQMIFQDPSGSLDPRKSVKELIGEPLKIYKACKNRDEYDARIAEIMETVGLDERYAESFSHELDGGRRQRIGIGRALAMDPEFIICDEPVSALDVSIQAQILNLLMDLQDEKKLTYVFITHDLSVVKHISHEIMVMYLGQCVEYAKTEDLFKNPLHPYTKGLLDAVPIPSLKAKKLSTEVMRGELTSPVDPAPGCRFAARCPYATDACRGRDIPLKEVEPGHFVSCTRF